From Candidatus Zixiibacteriota bacterium, one genomic window encodes:
- the mobB gene encoding molybdopterin-guanine dinucleotide biosynthesis protein B — MRPFEELLNESSAIHGHLCAGQVLGVRMAMVGCREVGIDEPRGCKKLIVCVEMDRCATDAIQAVTGCSLGKRTLKFFDYGKMAATFVNQATGEAVRVLARDDARRLAGAYAQGIESPHHAQREAYRIMPETLLFSLQRVGIRFPEEELPGVRGKRVLCQSCGEGINFRRERVVGGKTLCIPCARGAYLPFGGEPAPPLLPKVVLVVGFKKSGKTSLVEKLVPELTARGYRVATIKHHHSAVPVETDRPGTDTWRHRQAGATAVALVCPTEVSLFQATENPAGLDRILPYFAGNDLVLVEGFHDQAAPKIEVLSPTEPAARLCNGGDDVLAIVGGSGVGARAPHFASDEIEKLADLVEREVLGKADRQRS, encoded by the coding sequence ATGCGCCCGTTCGAAGAGCTGCTGAACGAATCGTCCGCGATCCACGGCCACCTCTGCGCGGGGCAGGTGCTCGGGGTGCGGATGGCGATGGTCGGGTGCCGCGAAGTCGGGATCGACGAGCCGCGCGGCTGCAAGAAGCTCATCGTCTGCGTCGAGATGGATCGCTGCGCAACCGACGCCATACAGGCCGTCACGGGCTGCTCTCTCGGGAAAAGAACCTTGAAATTCTTCGATTACGGCAAGATGGCGGCCACCTTCGTCAACCAGGCGACCGGGGAAGCCGTTCGCGTGCTGGCCAGGGACGACGCGCGCCGCCTGGCCGGAGCCTACGCGCAAGGAATCGAATCGCCCCACCACGCGCAAAGGGAAGCCTATCGGATCATGCCCGAAACCTTGCTTTTTTCCCTGCAGCGCGTCGGCATCCGGTTTCCGGAGGAAGAGCTGCCGGGCGTTCGGGGCAAGCGGGTGCTCTGCCAGAGCTGCGGCGAAGGAATCAACTTCCGGCGGGAGCGCGTCGTCGGGGGAAAGACGCTTTGCATCCCGTGCGCTCGCGGCGCCTACCTGCCGTTCGGCGGCGAGCCCGCCCCTCCCCTTCTCCCGAAGGTCGTGCTCGTGGTCGGCTTCAAGAAATCCGGCAAGACGTCGCTCGTCGAGAAGCTCGTGCCCGAGCTGACCGCGCGCGGTTACCGGGTCGCCACGATCAAGCACCATCACTCCGCAGTGCCGGTCGAGACCGACCGTCCCGGCACGGACACGTGGCGGCACCGCCAGGCGGGAGCCACAGCCGTGGCCCTGGTTTGTCCGACCGAGGTCTCGCTGTTCCAGGCGACGGAAAACCCGGCGGGATTGGACCGGATCCTGCCGTACTTCGCCGGCAACGACCTCGTTCTCGTGGAGGGGTTTCACGACCAGGCGGCGCCCAAGATCGAAGTTCTCTCCCCCACCGAGCCGGCGGCGCGGCTCTGCAACGGCGGCGACGACGTGCTTGCGATCGTGGGCGGCAGCGGCGTCGGTGCCCGCGCTCCTCACTTCGCGTCCGACGAGATCGAAAAGCTCGCCGACCTCGTCGAGCGCGAGGTCCTCGGCAAGGCTGACAGGCAAAGATCGTAG
- a CDS encoding molecular chaperone TorD family protein: METTFGEIDLALGRAVLYSALALGFRPPDDEMRARLCSAEGSAVLAGAAERLDQSGNLAAAARALAAVDSGRDRLVESYHRLFGHTARGAVSPYETEYGSEALFQQPQEMGDLMGFYRAFGLALNAAEHERPDHISCECEFASFLALKEAHALESGDAPMLEETRKAARLFLRDHLGRFAPAFAAKLRQQDAAFYGALADLCERLVTADCSRAGVPHGPRSLSLRPVGDDGIPMACGATECPAMPAAGPPEG, translated from the coding sequence ATGGAAACGACGTTCGGAGAAATCGATCTCGCCCTCGGCCGCGCCGTCCTTTACAGCGCCCTGGCGCTGGGGTTCCGCCCGCCGGACGACGAGATGCGCGCGCGCCTTTGCTCGGCCGAAGGATCGGCCGTCCTGGCGGGCGCAGCGGAGCGGCTGGACCAGAGCGGGAATCTGGCCGCGGCCGCCCGTGCGCTGGCAGCCGTGGATTCCGGCCGGGATCGGCTGGTCGAGTCGTACCATCGCCTCTTCGGCCACACTGCGCGCGGCGCCGTTTCACCGTACGAGACCGAATACGGTAGCGAAGCGCTCTTCCAGCAGCCGCAAGAGATGGGGGACCTGATGGGGTTCTACCGGGCGTTCGGCCTGGCGCTGAACGCCGCCGAGCACGAGCGGCCGGACCACATCAGCTGCGAGTGCGAATTCGCAAGCTTTCTCGCGCTCAAGGAAGCCCATGCGCTGGAGAGCGGCGACGCCCCGATGCTGGAGGAGACCCGCAAGGCCGCCCGCCTCTTTCTGCGCGACCACCTGGGGCGTTTTGCTCCCGCCTTTGCGGCAAAGCTCAGGCAACAGGACGCCGCATTCTACGGCGCTCTCGCCGATCTCTGCGAGCGGCTGGTGACGGCGGACTGCAGCCGCGCGGGCGTGCCGCATGGCCCGCGCAGCCTGAGCCTACGTCCCGTCGGGGACGACGGGATTCCGATGGCCTGCGGCGCGACGGAATGCCCGGCGATGCCGGCGGCCGGCCCGCCCGAGGGGTAA
- a CDS encoding hemerythrin domain-containing protein, producing MATLADRFTQIFREEHRVVRDALLDLIRAFQNRDRGSIRALLEQIAKCTGPHFRYEEESLYPSLREIFGDDYVEKLLGDHDAAIGAARKLVELAGRPSLEDEDVSLAVRLARGILPHVSDCDGLSIMVERLSGQKVQAILDTRDRSLQQGLDLLKWAAEVRTRPAVAPV from the coding sequence ATGGCGACGCTGGCGGATCGGTTCACGCAGATCTTCAGGGAAGAGCACCGCGTGGTGCGCGATGCTCTCCTGGACCTCATCCGCGCCTTTCAGAACCGCGATCGGGGCTCCATCCGGGCCCTGCTGGAGCAGATCGCGAAATGCACCGGGCCGCACTTCCGCTACGAGGAAGAGTCGCTCTACCCTTCCCTGCGCGAGATCTTCGGCGACGACTACGTCGAGAAGCTGCTGGGCGACCACGACGCGGCGATCGGAGCCGCCCGCAAGCTCGTCGAGCTGGCCGGTAGGCCCTCGCTCGAAGACGAGGACGTGAGCCTCGCCGTCAGGCTCGCGCGCGGGATCCTGCCGCACGTCAGCGATTGCGACGGGCTTTCCATCATGGTGGAGCGGCTGTCCGGGCAAAAGGTGCAGGCGATCCTCGACACCCGTGACCGCTCGCTGCAGCAGGGGCTCGATCTGCTGAAGTGGGCGGCGGAGGTGCGGACGCGGCCGGCCGTCGCGCCGGTCTAG